A stretch of the Ensifer sp. PDNC004 genome encodes the following:
- the pepN gene encoding aminopeptidase N, translating to MRTNTGQIIHLEDYRPTDFVLERVDLTFELDPKETKVEARLIFHRREGVDSAAPLVLDGDELTMTGLLLDQEELATSLYDLADDTLTIRGLPETAPFEITITTLLSPETNTQLMGLYRTNGVYSTQCEAEGFRRITYFPDRPDVLAVYTVNIIADKASSPLLLSNGNYLGGADMGDGRHFAAWFDPHPKPSYLFALVAGDLGVVEDTFTTMSGRDVALKIYVEHGKEPRASYAMDALKRSMKWDEEAFGREYDLDIFMIVAVSDFNMGAMENKGLNVFNDKYVLADPETATDADYANIEAIIAHEYFHNWTGNRITCRDWFQLCLKEGLTVYRDHEFSADMRSRAVKRIAEVRHLKSEQFPEDAGPLAHPVRPTKYREINNFYTTTVYEKGSEVTRMIATILGRDLFKKGMDLYFDRHDGQAVTIEDFVACFEAASGRDLRQFALWYHQAGTPLVTASGAYDAAKQTFTLSLEQTVPPTPGQSAKEAMHIPLKMGLLLEDGSEAALTAVSGADMTDDVLHLTECKQTVVFSGIPSRPVPSFNRSFSAPINLHIEQSADDLALIAHHESDLFARWQALNAIALGNLVEATANVRAGKPVTADKALIDGLIRAAADDSLEPAFRSQALALPSESDIAREIGTNNDPDAIHAARQQILTAVAVAGRDTFLKLADELVSGGEFSPDAASAGRRALRNSALTYLVQADDGPERAAKAFAAANNMTDLSHALALLAHRFPDSAEAAEALATFRTRFADNALVIDKWFAVQATIPGAGTLDRIKALMDEPLFNGNNPNRVRSLVGTYAFANPTGFNRADGEGYRFLARQILDIDPRNPQLAARILTSMRSWRSLEDKRAGHARKALKEIAGAPKLSADVGDIVERMLKA from the coding sequence ATGCGGACAAATACTGGCCAGATCATTCATCTGGAAGACTACCGGCCGACCGACTTCGTTCTGGAGAGAGTGGATCTGACCTTCGAGCTAGACCCGAAGGAGACCAAGGTCGAGGCCCGGCTGATCTTCCATCGCCGCGAAGGTGTCGACAGTGCCGCGCCGCTCGTGCTTGATGGCGACGAGTTGACCATGACCGGCCTGCTGCTCGACCAGGAAGAGCTTGCGACGTCGCTCTACGATCTCGCCGACGATACGCTGACGATCCGCGGCCTGCCCGAAACCGCCCCGTTCGAAATCACCATCACCACGCTGCTTTCGCCCGAGACCAATACGCAGCTCATGGGGCTTTACCGTACCAACGGCGTCTACAGCACCCAGTGCGAAGCCGAAGGCTTCCGCCGCATTACCTATTTCCCCGATCGTCCCGATGTGCTCGCCGTCTACACGGTCAACATCATCGCCGACAAGGCGTCCTCTCCCCTCCTGCTTTCGAACGGCAACTATCTCGGCGGCGCCGACATGGGCGACGGCCGTCACTTCGCCGCCTGGTTCGATCCGCATCCGAAGCCGAGCTATCTCTTTGCGCTGGTCGCCGGCGACCTCGGCGTGGTCGAGGATACCTTCACGACCATGTCCGGCCGCGACGTCGCGCTGAAGATCTATGTCGAACACGGTAAGGAGCCCCGCGCCTCCTACGCCATGGATGCGCTCAAGCGCTCGATGAAGTGGGACGAAGAGGCCTTCGGTCGCGAATACGACCTCGACATCTTCATGATCGTCGCCGTCTCCGACTTCAACATGGGCGCCATGGAGAACAAGGGCCTCAACGTCTTCAACGACAAATACGTGCTTGCGGACCCGGAAACGGCGACCGATGCGGACTACGCCAATATCGAGGCGATCATCGCGCACGAATATTTCCACAACTGGACCGGCAACCGCATCACCTGCCGCGACTGGTTCCAGCTCTGCCTGAAGGAAGGCCTGACGGTCTATCGTGACCACGAATTCTCCGCCGACATGCGCTCGCGCGCAGTCAAGCGCATTGCCGAAGTGCGTCATCTGAAGTCGGAGCAGTTCCCCGAGGATGCCGGTCCCCTTGCCCACCCGGTGCGTCCGACGAAATACCGCGAAATCAACAACTTCTACACGACGACGGTCTATGAAAAGGGGTCGGAAGTCACCCGCATGATTGCGACCATCCTCGGCCGCGATCTGTTCAAGAAGGGCATGGATCTCTATTTCGACCGGCACGACGGCCAGGCGGTGACGATCGAGGATTTTGTCGCCTGCTTCGAGGCGGCAAGCGGTCGGGATCTGCGCCAGTTCGCCCTCTGGTATCACCAGGCCGGAACGCCGCTGGTCACCGCTTCGGGCGCCTATGACGCCGCCAAGCAGACCTTTACCCTGTCGCTCGAACAGACCGTGCCGCCGACGCCCGGACAGAGCGCCAAGGAAGCGATGCACATTCCGCTGAAGATGGGTCTGCTGCTCGAAGACGGCAGCGAAGCGGCCCTTACCGCCGTTTCCGGCGCCGACATGACCGACGATGTCCTGCATCTGACGGAGTGCAAGCAGACGGTCGTCTTCTCGGGCATCCCCTCGCGCCCGGTTCCGTCGTTCAACCGCAGCTTCTCCGCGCCGATCAACCTGCATATCGAGCAGAGCGCCGACGACCTCGCGCTGATCGCGCACCACGAAAGCGACCTCTTCGCCCGCTGGCAGGCGCTCAACGCCATCGCGCTTGGCAATCTCGTCGAGGCGACGGCGAATGTCCGCGCCGGCAAGCCAGTCACCGCGGACAAGGCGCTGATCGACGGCCTGATCCGGGCCGCGGCCGACGACAGCCTCGAGCCGGCCTTCCGTTCGCAGGCGCTGGCACTGCCGAGCGAATCCGATATCGCCCGCGAGATCGGCACCAACAACGATCCGGACGCAATCCACGCGGCTCGCCAGCAGATCCTGACGGCTGTTGCCGTCGCCGGGCGCGACACCTTCCTCAAGCTCGCCGACGAGCTCGTCTCCGGCGGCGAGTTCAGCCCGGATGCGGCAAGCGCCGGCAGGCGGGCACTGCGCAACAGCGCGCTCACCTACCTCGTTCAGGCCGACGACGGCCCTGAGCGTGCGGCGAAGGCCTTTGCGGCGGCCAACAACATGACCGACCTCAGCCATGCGCTGGCGTTGCTCGCGCACCGCTTCCCGGATTCGGCCGAGGCGGCAGAGGCGCTTGCAACATTCCGCACCCGTTTCGCCGACAACGCGCTCGTCATCGACAAGTGGTTCGCCGTGCAGGCGACGATCCCGGGCGCTGGAACGCTCGATCGCATCAAGGCGCTGATGGACGAGCCTCTGTTCAACGGCAACAATCCGAACCGCGTGCGCTCGCTGGTAGGCACCTACGCCTTTGCCAACCCGACCGGCTTCAACCGCGCCGACGGCGAGGGCTACCGCTTCCTCGCGCGCCAGATCCTCGACATCGACCCGCGCAATCCGCAGCTTGCGGCCCGCATCCTGACCTCCATGCGCTCCTGGCGTTCGCTGGAGGACAAGCGTGCCGGGCATGCCCGCAAGGCGCTGAAGGAGATCGCCGGCGCACCGAAACTTTCGGCCGATGTCGGCGACATCGTCGAGCGCATGCTCAAGGCCTGA
- a CDS encoding PAS domain-containing sensor histidine kinase, which produces MGKMADARPASAADGRLRLKLPGVTGLEQEFISQAKIFAGPASRRLANAEPVLKRSIPILIIAFLIIVAVSRMSSIMDEHARMEESSRQTVGLAAAIAVAAFQTDGVALFDEGRRAEAEQRFSQFLPTGMLDPGTFILAVRKDGRIFASTEGGGPLIGRTLAAAAPDIATLQYFGEHSSIMKTAIAGADHIVALAQLPDAAGVVLAATPVTQLETTWRDEVSLNVTLFAGISAILLMVLYAYYIQAKRARDADSVFAESNLRVETALSRGRCGLWDFDLANRRLFWSRSMYEMLGMPGESSVLSFGDAARLMHPDDHGIYSVARTIARGDARQIDQVFRMRHADGHYVWLRARAEIIRTASGRAHLIGIAMDVTEQHRLAQRYAEADQRLADAIECTSEAFVLWDKHDRLVMCNTHFQEAYKLPDHVLVPGTERIAVHTAAARPVVERRIADPDHSNQSQTSEVQLADERWLQINERRTRDGGLVSVGTDITLLKRHQVRLRESERRLMATIGDLSASRMTLERQKTELSIANSNYQVEKDRAEAANRAKSEFLANMSHELRTPLNAILGFSEILQNQMFGPLGSEKYNEYSRDIHESGKHLLNVINDILDMSKIEAGHMRISRETIDLAPLIEETLRFTTIPAEQKNIHVVQQISSGLTMVADRRAMKQVLLNLLSNAVKFTNEGGRISLRARKVTGAVTLTIADSGIGIPRDALQKIGQPFEQVQSQYAKSKGGSGLGLAISRSLTRLHGGSMRIHSTENVGTIISVRIPDRT; this is translated from the coding sequence TTGGGAAAGATGGCGGACGCGCGACCAGCGAGCGCAGCCGACGGGCGGTTGCGACTCAAGCTTCCAGGCGTCACCGGCCTGGAGCAGGAGTTTATCTCGCAGGCGAAGATCTTTGCCGGGCCGGCTTCGCGCCGCCTGGCAAACGCGGAGCCCGTTCTCAAGCGCTCCATCCCAATCCTGATCATTGCGTTCCTGATTATCGTGGCGGTTTCGCGCATGTCCAGCATCATGGACGAGCACGCCCGCATGGAGGAAAGCTCGCGCCAGACCGTCGGCCTTGCGGCGGCGATCGCCGTTGCCGCCTTCCAGACGGACGGCGTCGCGCTGTTCGATGAGGGCCGGCGCGCCGAGGCGGAGCAACGCTTCAGCCAGTTTCTGCCGACCGGCATGCTCGATCCCGGCACGTTCATCCTCGCGGTGCGCAAGGACGGGCGGATCTTCGCAAGCACCGAAGGCGGTGGCCCGCTCATCGGTCGCACGCTCGCCGCGGCCGCGCCCGACATCGCGACGCTGCAATATTTCGGCGAGCATTCGAGCATCATGAAAACGGCGATCGCCGGCGCCGACCACATCGTGGCGTTGGCGCAGCTGCCCGATGCGGCCGGCGTCGTGCTGGCCGCAACGCCGGTCACCCAGCTCGAGACGACCTGGCGAGACGAGGTTTCGCTGAACGTCACGCTGTTTGCCGGCATCTCGGCCATCCTCTTGATGGTGCTCTACGCCTATTACATCCAGGCAAAACGCGCCCGCGATGCCGATTCGGTCTTTGCCGAATCGAACCTGCGGGTCGAGACGGCGCTCTCGCGCGGCCGCTGCGGCCTCTGGGATTTCGATCTCGCCAACCGTCGGCTGTTCTGGTCGCGCTCGATGTACGAAATGCTCGGCATGCCAGGCGAAAGCAGCGTGCTCTCCTTCGGCGACGCCGCACGTCTGATGCACCCTGACGATCACGGCATCTACAGCGTCGCCCGCACGATCGCCCGCGGCGACGCGCGCCAGATCGACCAGGTGTTCCGCATGCGCCATGCGGACGGTCACTACGTGTGGCTGCGCGCCCGCGCCGAGATTATCCGCACCGCCTCGGGCCGGGCGCATCTGATCGGCATCGCCATGGACGTGACCGAACAGCACCGGCTTGCCCAGCGCTACGCCGAGGCCGACCAGCGGCTTGCCGACGCCATCGAATGTACCTCCGAGGCCTTCGTGCTCTGGGACAAGCACGACCGCCTCGTGATGTGCAACACCCACTTCCAGGAGGCCTACAAGCTTCCCGATCATGTGCTGGTTCCCGGCACCGAACGCATCGCCGTGCATACGGCGGCAGCGCGGCCAGTGGTCGAGCGGCGGATCGCCGACCCGGATCACAGCAACCAGTCGCAGACGAGCGAAGTCCAGCTTGCGGACGAGCGCTGGCTGCAGATCAACGAGCGGCGCACGCGCGACGGCGGCCTTGTTTCCGTCGGCACCGACATCACGCTCCTGAAGCGCCACCAGGTGCGCCTGCGCGAATCCGAACGGCGGCTGATGGCCACCATCGGCGACCTCTCGGCCTCGCGCATGACGCTGGAGCGGCAGAAGACAGAGCTTTCGATCGCCAATTCCAACTACCAGGTCGAAAAGGACCGCGCGGAAGCGGCCAACCGCGCCAAGTCCGAGTTCCTCGCGAACATGTCGCATGAGCTGCGCACGCCGCTCAACGCCATCCTCGGCTTCTCGGAGATCCTGCAGAACCAGATGTTCGGGCCGCTCGGCTCGGAGAAGTACAACGAGTATTCGCGCGACATCCATGAGAGCGGCAAGCATCTCTTGAACGTCATCAACGACATCCTCGACATGTCGAAGATCGAGGCAGGGCACATGCGCATCAGCCGCGAGACGATCGATCTCGCGCCCCTCATCGAGGAAACGCTGCGCTTTACGACGATACCGGCCGAGCAGAAGAACATTCACGTGGTGCAGCAGATCTCGTCGGGCCTGACCATGGTCGCCGATCGGCGGGCCATGAAGCAGGTGCTGCTCAACCTCCTGTCCAATGCGGTCAAGTTCACCAATGAGGGCGGGCGGATTTCGCTTCGGGCACGCAAGGTGACGGGCGCGGTGACACTCACCATCGCCGATTCCGGCATCGGCATTCCGCGCGACGCGCTTCAGAAGATCGGCCAGCCCTTCGAACAGGTGCAGAGCCAGTACGCCAAGAGCAAGGGCGGATCCGGCCTGGGGCTCGCGATCTCGCGTTCGCTCACCCGCCTACACGGCGGCAGCATGAGAATACACTCGACCGAGAATGTCGGGACCATCATTTCGGTCAGGATCCCGGACCGCACCTGA
- a CDS encoding bifunctional [glutamine synthetase] adenylyltransferase/[glutamine synthetase]-adenylyl-L-tyrosine phosphorylase, with translation MQEQVQKCWAVETTPIRAATQADAKTALSVLKDMAKGHEKVASLLASDTPFKTFIVSAFALSPFLRDTGDSRPAILEELLSTELTAFLSERVRRARDAWKPNEGGAALPDTEIMARLRRAKRELAFAVALADLSRHFDGRETTRWLSEFAGAAVSATIDHLLLSAHESGKLKVKDVANPSAGSGVVVLGMGKLGAFELNYSSDIDLVVFYDPQSGIIVDRDDASETFGRLLRRLIRILQERSGDGYVFRTDLRLRPDPGSTPLAIPVEAAMLYYESRGQNWERAAFIKARPVAGDIEAGEHFLKDLVPFVFRKYLDYAAIADIHSIKRQIHAHKGHGEIAVKGHNIKLGRGGIREIEFFVQTQQLIAGGRMPDLRQRATEPMLRALVKAGWIDEETADELVEAYWFLRDVEHRIQMVRDEQTHVLPETEAELKRIAYMLGFEDTAAFSKALSRVLKTVERRYAQLFEQEAKLSTETGNLVFTGQRDDPDTLETLKKLGFQRPSDISHTIRTWHYGRYRATQSVEARERLTELTPELLRVFGESRRADEALLRFDNFISGLPAGIQLFSLLGNNPGLLSLIVNVMSSAPRLAEIIAARPHVFDGMLDPGLLAELPTREYLAPRIANFVGGARHYEEVLDRLRIIAAEQRFLIGIRLLTGAISGAQAGRAFTDLADLIIAAAVKAVEDEVRSVHGDFPGGRIAVVGMGKLGSHELTAGSDVDLILLYDYDETATESDGAKPLDPTRYFTRVTQRLIAALSAPTAEGILYEVDMRLRPSGNKGPVATRINAFAKYQREEAWTWEHLALTRARCICGDDRLMAEANGIFAEILGRKRDVTKVSADVISMREMIDSEKPPSDIWDFKLIPGGLVDIEFITQYLALVAPAKGVQPLTSGTNTADALKLLGDALMNPNDLDVALEALHLFTELSQIVRLCIEGEFEPKEAPAGLIDLVCRAGDYPDLKTLEGDVRRLSKSVRRVFQSVVSG, from the coding sequence ATGCAGGAACAGGTGCAGAAGTGCTGGGCGGTCGAGACGACACCGATCCGTGCGGCGACACAAGCCGATGCCAAAACAGCGCTTTCGGTCTTGAAGGATATGGCCAAGGGCCACGAAAAGGTCGCAAGCCTGCTTGCGTCCGACACGCCGTTCAAGACTTTCATCGTCTCGGCCTTTGCCCTTTCCCCATTCCTGCGCGATACCGGCGACAGCCGACCGGCTATTCTCGAAGAACTTCTGTCGACCGAACTCACGGCTTTCCTGAGCGAGCGCGTACGCCGCGCCCGCGATGCCTGGAAGCCGAACGAGGGCGGCGCGGCATTGCCGGATACCGAGATCATGGCGCGGCTGAGACGCGCCAAGCGTGAGCTCGCCTTCGCGGTTGCTCTCGCCGATCTCTCCCGCCATTTCGACGGGCGCGAAACCACCCGCTGGCTCAGCGAATTCGCCGGTGCGGCCGTCTCCGCGACGATCGACCACCTGCTCTTGAGCGCGCACGAGAGCGGCAAGCTGAAGGTCAAGGATGTCGCAAACCCCAGCGCCGGTTCCGGTGTCGTCGTGCTCGGCATGGGCAAGCTCGGCGCCTTCGAGCTCAACTATTCCTCGGATATCGACCTCGTCGTCTTCTACGATCCGCAGTCCGGCATCATCGTGGACCGCGACGATGCCTCGGAAACTTTCGGTCGGTTGCTGCGCCGCTTGATCCGCATCCTGCAGGAGCGTAGCGGCGACGGGTACGTCTTCCGCACCGACCTGCGCCTGCGCCCGGACCCAGGTTCGACGCCGCTGGCGATCCCGGTCGAAGCGGCGATGCTCTATTACGAAAGCAGGGGGCAGAACTGGGAGCGCGCCGCCTTCATCAAGGCGCGGCCCGTCGCCGGCGACATCGAGGCCGGCGAGCACTTCCTCAAGGACCTGGTCCCCTTCGTCTTCCGCAAATATCTCGACTATGCGGCGATCGCCGACATTCATTCGATCAAGCGGCAGATCCATGCCCACAAGGGACACGGCGAGATCGCGGTCAAAGGCCACAACATCAAGCTCGGCCGCGGCGGTATCCGCGAGATCGAGTTCTTCGTCCAGACCCAGCAACTGATTGCCGGTGGCCGCATGCCGGACCTGCGCCAGCGCGCAACCGAGCCGATGCTGCGGGCGCTCGTCAAGGCCGGCTGGATCGACGAGGAGACGGCCGACGAACTCGTCGAGGCCTATTGGTTCCTGCGCGATGTCGAGCACCGGATCCAGATGGTGCGCGACGAGCAGACCCATGTCCTGCCCGAGACCGAAGCGGAGCTGAAGCGCATCGCCTATATGCTCGGCTTCGAGGATACGGCCGCCTTTTCCAAGGCCCTGTCGCGCGTGCTCAAGACCGTCGAGCGCCGCTATGCCCAGCTCTTCGAACAGGAAGCCAAGCTCTCGACCGAGACCGGAAACCTCGTATTCACCGGCCAGCGCGACGACCCGGACACGCTGGAGACGCTGAAGAAGCTCGGCTTCCAGCGGCCGTCGGATATCTCCCACACGATCCGCACCTGGCACTATGGCCGCTACCGCGCGACGCAGTCGGTGGAGGCGCGCGAGCGTCTGACCGAGTTGACGCCGGAGCTGCTGCGGGTCTTCGGCGAAAGCCGCCGGGCCGACGAAGCGCTGCTGCGGTTCGACAACTTCATCTCCGGCCTGCCGGCGGGTATTCAGCTCTTCTCGCTGCTCGGCAACAATCCGGGCCTCCTGTCGCTGATCGTCAATGTCATGTCGTCGGCGCCAAGGCTTGCGGAAATCATCGCCGCGCGCCCTCATGTCTTCGATGGCATGCTCGATCCCGGCCTGCTCGCCGAACTGCCGACGCGGGAGTATCTGGCGCCACGCATCGCCAATTTCGTCGGCGGCGCAAGGCACTATGAGGAGGTGCTCGATCGCCTCAGGATCATCGCCGCCGAGCAGCGCTTCCTGATCGGCATCCGGCTTTTGACCGGCGCAATCTCCGGCGCGCAAGCCGGCCGTGCCTTTACCGATCTTGCCGACCTCATCATCGCTGCGGCGGTGAAGGCGGTCGAGGATGAAGTCCGCTCCGTTCATGGCGATTTCCCCGGTGGCCGTATCGCCGTCGTCGGCATGGGCAAGCTCGGCAGCCACGAGCTGACCGCGGGCTCGGACGTCGACCTGATCCTGCTCTACGACTACGACGAGACGGCAACGGAATCCGACGGCGCCAAGCCGCTTGATCCGACGCGTTATTTCACGCGGGTGACGCAGCGCCTGATCGCCGCACTTTCCGCGCCGACGGCGGAAGGCATTCTCTACGAGGTCGACATGCGGCTTCGTCCCTCGGGCAACAAGGGCCCGGTTGCAACCCGGATCAACGCCTTTGCCAAGTACCAGCGCGAAGAAGCCTGGACCTGGGAGCATCTGGCTTTGACCCGGGCGCGCTGCATCTGCGGCGACGACCGGCTGATGGCCGAGGCCAACGGGATCTTCGCCGAGATCCTCGGGCGCAAGCGCGATGTTACCAAGGTTAGCGCCGACGTGATCTCCATGCGCGAGATGATCGATAGCGAGAAACCGCCGAGCGATATCTGGGACTTCAAGCTGATCCCGGGCGGTCTCGTCGATATCGAGTTCATTACCCAGTATCTGGCGCTCGTGGCCCCGGCCAAGGGCGTTCAGCCGCTGACATCGGGCACCAATACCGCCGACGCGTTGAAGCTGCTTGGTGACGCGTTGATGAACCCGAACGATCTCGATGTGGCGCTGGAGGCGCTGCATCTTTTCACCGAACTGTCCCAGATTGTGCGGCTTTGCATCGAGGGCGAGTTCGAGCCGAAGGAAGCGCCGGCGGGCCTGATCGATCTCGTCTGCCGGGCAGGGGACTATCCGGACCTTAAAACCTTGGAGGGAGACGTCCGCAGGCTTTCCAAGTCCGTGCGGCGCGTCTTCCAATCCGTCGTTTCGGGGTGA
- a CDS encoding HAMP domain-containing sensor histidine kinase, translating into MSKLRVLFRTTAVRLSALYLILFSLCAAFLVIYVTGMSERLLQQQTRDAVTAEVAQIEQVYSRAGMNGLLRSLERRARQPGANLYVIAGPSGEILAGNVASLEPGLLDSEGWTERPFAYQRYTDESKKDTHVALAHVLVLDNGLRILVGRDLQEPQKFRALVRQALMVALGVMGLGALVIWFGIGRNALKRIDRMSEASTKIMAGDLSQRLPMSGSGDEFDRLSESLNAMLSRIEKLNEGLRQVSDNIAHDLKTPLTRLRNKAEAALARKGTSQRGALEEIIGESDQLIRTFNALLMISRVEAGSSAAEMSDIDLSQIVADCVELYEPVAEDGGLKLEADVAPELVISGNRELIGQALGNLIDNAIKYADGAENPLIKVSLEKREGSVLLSVADHGSGIPAAMRDEVIKRFVRLDESRSKPGTGLGLSLVEAVMEMHHGALHLADTVPSAEGGKGLTVQMVFPVAAT; encoded by the coding sequence ATGAGCAAGCTTCGCGTTCTCTTCAGAACGACCGCGGTCCGGCTTTCCGCCCTCTACCTCATCCTCTTTTCGCTCTGTGCTGCCTTTCTCGTCATCTACGTCACCGGCATGTCTGAGCGGCTGCTGCAGCAGCAGACCCGTGATGCGGTCACCGCCGAGGTGGCGCAGATCGAGCAGGTCTATAGCCGCGCAGGCATGAACGGCCTGTTGCGCTCGCTTGAGCGGCGGGCACGTCAGCCGGGCGCCAATCTCTACGTGATCGCGGGACCGAGCGGCGAAATCCTCGCCGGCAACGTCGCGAGCCTGGAGCCGGGCCTGCTCGACAGCGAAGGCTGGACCGAGCGTCCTTTCGCCTATCAGCGCTATACGGACGAGAGCAAGAAGGACACCCATGTGGCGCTTGCCCATGTGCTGGTGCTCGACAATGGCCTGCGCATTCTCGTCGGCCGCGACCTGCAGGAGCCACAGAAGTTTCGCGCGCTCGTGCGCCAGGCGCTGATGGTGGCGCTCGGCGTCATGGGGCTCGGCGCGCTCGTTATCTGGTTCGGCATTGGTCGCAACGCCCTGAAGCGCATCGACCGCATGTCGGAGGCGAGCACCAAGATCATGGCCGGCGATCTGTCGCAGCGTCTGCCGATGAGCGGTTCGGGCGACGAGTTCGACCGGCTGTCGGAATCGCTGAACGCCATGCTCAGCCGCATCGAGAAACTGAACGAAGGGCTGCGACAGGTCTCCGACAACATCGCCCACGATCTGAAGACGCCGCTGACGCGGCTGCGCAACAAGGCGGAAGCGGCCCTTGCCCGCAAGGGCACGAGCCAGCGCGGCGCGCTGGAGGAGATCATCGGCGAATCCGATCAACTGATCCGCACCTTCAACGCGCTTCTGATGATCTCGCGCGTCGAGGCCGGCTCGTCTGCCGCCGAGATGAGCGACATCGACCTTTCGCAGATCGTCGCCGATTGCGTCGAGCTCTACGAACCGGTGGCCGAAGATGGCGGCCTGAAACTCGAAGCCGACGTCGCCCCGGAACTGGTTATTTCTGGCAACCGCGAACTGATCGGCCAGGCCCTCGGCAACCTCATCGACAACGCCATCAAGTATGCCGATGGCGCCGAGAACCCCCTGATCAAGGTCTCGCTGGAAAAGCGCGAGGGGAGTGTGTTGCTGTCGGTTGCCGATCACGGTTCGGGCATACCTGCGGCGATGCGCGACGAGGTGATCAAGCGCTTCGTACGCCTGGACGAGAGCCGGTCCAAGCCAGGCACCGGCCTTGGCCTGTCGCTGGTCGAGGCAGTCATGGAAATGCACCATGGCGCGTTGCATCTCGCCGACACGGTTCCGTCCGCCGAAGGCGGCAAGGGTCTGACGGTTCAGATGGTTTTCCCGGTGGCGGCAACCTGA
- a CDS encoding response regulator transcription factor, with the protein MVARMKILIIEDDLEAAAYLAKAFREAGIVSDHASDGESGLFMASENNYDVLVVDRMLPRRDGLSVITELRRKDIHTPVLILSALGQVDDRVTGLRAGGDDYLPKPYAFNELLARVEVLGRRKGTPDQDMVYRVGDLELDRLSHSVRRQGKEIPLQPREFRLLEYLMKNAGQVVTRTMLLENVWDYHFDPQTNVIDVHVSRLRSKIEKDFDVPLLRTVRGAGYMIKDDRAPA; encoded by the coding sequence ATGGTCGCGCGTATGAAGATTCTCATCATTGAAGACGATCTCGAGGCGGCAGCCTACCTGGCGAAAGCCTTCCGCGAGGCGGGCATCGTGTCCGATCACGCCAGCGATGGCGAGAGCGGCCTGTTCATGGCCAGCGAGAACAATTACGACGTTCTCGTGGTGGACCGCATGCTGCCGCGTCGAGACGGTCTCTCTGTCATCACCGAGCTTCGCCGCAAGGACATCCACACGCCGGTGCTGATCCTGTCGGCGCTCGGCCAGGTGGACGACCGGGTAACGGGTCTGCGCGCAGGCGGCGACGATTATCTGCCGAAGCCCTATGCCTTCAATGAGCTGCTCGCTCGCGTCGAGGTGCTCGGCCGCCGCAAGGGCACGCCGGATCAGGACATGGTTTACCGCGTCGGCGATCTGGAACTCGACCGCCTGTCGCATTCCGTGCGCCGGCAGGGAAAGGAAATTCCCCTGCAGCCGCGCGAATTCCGCCTGCTCGAATATCTCATGAAGAACGCCGGCCAGGTCGTCACCCGCACGATGCTGCTGGAAAACGTCTGGGACTACCACTTCGACCCGCAGACCAACGTCATCGACGTGCATGTCTCGCGGCTGCGCTCGAAGATCGAGAAGGACTTCGATGTGCCGCTGCTGCGCACGGTGCGCGGCGCCGGCTACATGATCAAGGATGACCGGGCGCCCGCATGA